One window from the genome of Hemitrygon akajei chromosome 4, sHemAka1.3, whole genome shotgun sequence encodes:
- the mrps18c gene encoding small ribosomal subunit protein bS18m, whose translation MLRVVRTCRSGYWQRGITTQQIPSASDMPIKLENPYKEPPKKCILCGISVDYKNVQLLSQFISPYTGRILGRHITGLCGKKQKEISKTIKKSQRMGFMSVTLKDPAFIKDTNICNYKLWE comes from the exons ATGTTGCGGGTAGTGAGGACATGCCGTTCAG GGTACTGGCAAAGGGGGATCACCACTCAACAGATTCCAAGCGCTTCTGATATG ccaataaagctAGAAAATCCTTACAAAGAACCTCCCAAGAAGTGCATTTTGTGTGGCATTTCAGTGGATTACAAGAATGTACAG CTTTTATCCCAGTTCATCTCTCCATATACAGGTCGTATTTTAGGCAGACATATAACTG GTTTGTGtggaaagaaacaaaaagaaatttCTAAGACCATCAAAAAATCCCAGCGGATGG gATTTATGTCGGTGACTTTGAAAGACCCAGCTTTTATAAAGGATACAAACATTTGTAATTACAAACTGTGGGAATAA